GCAGCGATTTTGTGTTCCTCATAATGATcttcatcttccatttcctcatctagCAGGAAATTATCAATATCAGGAACATATCCATCCCACTTCATCTCATCCACAAGCAAATGAGTTTGCTCATATATCTCCTCAGATCTTGGATGTGCCTTGTCCCCGACAAGAAACGCATGCACCTCGTCTCTTACCTCAATCCAGCTACATCCAGGCTCCTTCTTTAACTTATAAttcttcatcaaacttcttattTTCGCAACCTCACCCCAAATTCCTGCAATAGCATATACATTTGACAAAAGAACGTAAGCAGAAGAATCTTGAGGGTCCAACTGCAATAAAGAATCGGCTGCTTTTTCTGCAACTTCGACATTCCCTTGCAACTTGCAAATACCGAGTAAAGTTCTCCATATTACATCATCAGCTTCAAAAGGCATGCTTTCAATAAGCTTCAGAGCTTCATTTACTTGGCCTGACCTACCTAGTAGATCTACCATACATGAATAATGCTCCATCTGGGGATCTAAACCGTAGTCACTTCGCATTTTCCGGAAGTAATGTAGGCCTTTATCTACAAAACCCATATGCGCACAGGCTCTGAGGACTGAAATGAAAATTGTATGGTTTGGTTTCACATTCTGAAGCTGCATCTCCTCAAATAATTTAATGGCATCTTCTCCAAGTCCATGGTATGCATATGCACAAATCATGGCGCTCCAAGTTACGTAGTCCCGCTTAGGCGCCTTCTCAAACATTACTCTTGAATCCTGCATATTTCCACATTTTGAATACATGTCTACAATAGTACTAGCTATATACACATCAGAATGCAACTGTAGCTTTAGAATTTGTCCATGAATCTGTTTTCCAAGTTCGACGGTAGCCAAATTAGCGCAAATATCGAGAACCGTAGCATATGTGAAATTGTCAGGTATTACACCGACTTGTAGCATATGAGAGAAATACCTCAAAGCATTTTCACCTTGCTTTTGCGACGAGAATCCCGAAATGATTGAATTCCAAGAAACAGTTGTTTGCTCTTCCAATCTTTCGTGAATCTTTTCTGCTTCCACTAGCATTCCACACTTGCAATACATATCAATCACGGCACTTCCAACAAACCAATCTAATCCCATTCCGGACTTAATAACTCGTCCATGGATTTCCATACCATAATTCAATGCTTTCTGACCGGCACATGCCTTTACAACGCTTCCAAAAGTAAAATCATCTGGTTCCATCGTTGACCGCAACATTGAAACAAAGAGTGAAAGCGTTTCTTCAACTCGTTCATTTTGCTCGTGAGCGGCAATGATAGCATTCCAAGACACAGCATCCTTTCTTTCCATATCATCAAATATCAAACAAGCTTCCATCAATGCTCCACATTTTGCATACATGTCTAAAATGGTATTTGCAACACAGATATTAAACTCCAAACCACATTTGACCGCTAATCCATGTAGTTGAATCCCCTCCAAATGGCCTTTGATCGCTGAACATGCCGTCAAAGCACCAGACAAACTAATCTCGTCGAAGCCAAGATAAGACTTCTGCAAAGAACGAAAAACCTTTAATGCTTCAAGACCTTGATCTTGTCGTGCATATCCAACAATAATGGCATTATGAGATTGCCGGGTAGGGTTGGGGAATGCGTTAAATAGTTTTTGAGCATCAAACATTCTGTCACATTTAGCATACATATCTAACGTAGCAGTTCCTACTATACTATCGTATCCGAAATTAGTCTTCAGAGCATAAGCATGCAACTGCGTGCCGAATTCAAACGCAGATAATCCGGCACACGCCCTAAATGCACTAGCAAAGGTTGATTGACTCACCCCTATACCTTCCTTCAACATATCCGTATACAATTTCAATCCCTCAATAAACCGATCATTTCGAACATACCCTGCAATTACAGCACTCCAACACACCGAATTCCTCTCTGGCATCGCATCAAAAACCTTAAAAGCATAATCAAGTTTCTTACATGTTGAATACAAATCCACCAGAGCAGTACCTGTCACGACATCACTCTCGAAACCCATCTGAATCGCAATACAATGAATCTGAAGTCCTAAACAATAATCCTCAATACCAGTACACGCTTTCAAAACAACCGCAAAAGTAGCATAATCATGCGAAACTTTCAACGATCTCATCTTGACAAAAACCTCAACCGACTTTCGATGAATCCCGTTTTGCAAATAACACGACAACAAAGAATTCCATGAAACAACATCTCTCTCCGGCATCGAATCAAACAAAAACTCCACAAACCCCATGTTTCCAACTCCAGCATAACCAAATATCATAGTGTTCCAAGAAATCACATCCCGTTGAGGCATTCTGTCGAACAC
The Vicia villosa cultivar HV-30 ecotype Madison, WI linkage group LG6, Vvil1.0, whole genome shotgun sequence genome window above contains:
- the LOC131611272 gene encoding pentatricopeptide repeat-containing protein At3g02330, mitochondrial-like, coding for MLHRTVSLPSCLFSSIKMNLTNKLTFSHIFQKCSNLKALNPGKQAHAQMIVTGFVPTVFVSNCLLQLYCKCSNMNYAFNVFDRMPQRDVISWNTMIFGYAGVGNMGFVEFLFDSMPERDVVSWNSLLSCYLQNGIHRKSVEVFVKMRSLKVSHDYATFAVVLKACTGIEDYCLGLQIHCIAIQMGFESDVVTGTALVDLYSTCKKLDYAFKVFDAMPERNSVCWSAVIAGYVRNDRFIEGLKLYTDMLKEGIGVSQSTFASAFRACAGLSAFEFGTQLHAYALKTNFGYDSIVGTATLDMYAKCDRMFDAQKLFNAFPNPTRQSHNAIIVGYARQDQGLEALKVFRSLQKSYLGFDEISLSGALTACSAIKGHLEGIQLHGLAVKCGLEFNICVANTILDMYAKCGALMEACLIFDDMERKDAVSWNAIIAAHEQNERVEETLSLFVSMLRSTMEPDDFTFGSVVKACAGQKALNYGMEIHGRVIKSGMGLDWFVGSAVIDMYCKCGMLVEAEKIHERLEEQTTVSWNSIISGFSSQKQGENALRYFSHMLQVGVIPDNFTYATVLDICANLATVELGKQIHGQILKLQLHSDVYIASTIVDMYSKCGNMQDSRVMFEKAPKRDYVTWSAMICAYAYHGLGEDAIKLFEEMQLQNVKPNHTIFISVLRACAHMGFVDKGLHYFRKMRSDYGLDPQMEHYSCMVDLLGRSGQVNEALKLIESMPFEADDVIWRTLLGICKLQGNVEVAEKAADSLLQLDPQDSSAYVLLSNVYAIAGIWGEVAKIRSLMKNYKLKKEPGCSWIEVRDEVHAFLVGDKAHPRSEEIYEQTHLLVDEMKWDGYVPDIDNFLLDEEMEDEDHYEEHKIAAV